A single genomic interval of Sinorhizobium garamanticum harbors:
- the coaBC gene encoding bifunctional phosphopantothenoylcysteine decarboxylase/phosphopantothenate--cysteine ligase CoaBC yields the protein MTLSGKRILLIISGGIAAYKSLDLIRRLRERGAEVRPAMTAAAQEFVTPLAVGALSASHVFTDLFSREDEQDVGHIRLARECDLVVVAPATADLMAKMANGLANDLASTILLATDRPVLLAPAMNPKMWAHSATRRNRKTLSSDGVRFVGPAAGEMAEIGEAGEGRMAEPIEIVAAVEELLNGGQKPLAGRKAIVTSGPTHEPIDPVRYIANRSSGKQGHAIAAALAKLGAEVTLVSGPVTIPDPAGVRVVHIERAEEMRDAVVAALPADVAVMVAAVADWRVASAAGNKIKKKPGEAPPPLQLAENPDILKTIGHHPSRPKLVIGFAAETENVAENGRAKLERKGADYILANDVSPATGIMGGDRNRVKLIGRDSTEDWPEMGKDEVAEKLAALIAARLAP from the coding sequence GCGATGACGGCGGCTGCGCAGGAGTTCGTGACGCCGCTGGCCGTCGGCGCCCTTTCCGCCTCCCATGTCTTCACCGACCTTTTCTCGCGCGAGGACGAGCAGGATGTCGGCCATATCCGGCTGGCGCGCGAATGCGATCTGGTCGTCGTTGCGCCGGCGACCGCCGATCTGATGGCCAAGATGGCGAACGGCCTCGCCAACGACCTCGCCTCGACCATCCTTCTCGCGACCGACCGGCCCGTGTTGCTCGCTCCGGCGATGAACCCGAAAATGTGGGCGCATTCGGCGACGCGCCGCAACCGCAAGACCTTAAGCAGCGACGGCGTTCGTTTCGTCGGGCCGGCCGCGGGCGAAATGGCCGAAATCGGTGAAGCCGGCGAAGGCCGGATGGCCGAGCCGATCGAGATCGTCGCCGCCGTCGAGGAACTCTTGAATGGCGGACAAAAACCCTTGGCGGGGCGAAAGGCCATCGTCACCTCCGGACCAACGCACGAGCCGATCGACCCTGTGCGCTACATCGCCAACCGCTCTTCCGGCAAGCAAGGCCACGCGATTGCCGCAGCCCTCGCGAAACTTGGAGCGGAGGTCACGCTGGTCTCCGGTCCGGTGACGATTCCCGATCCCGCGGGCGTTCGCGTGGTCCATATCGAGCGCGCCGAGGAAATGCGCGATGCGGTGGTTGCGGCGCTTCCGGCGGACGTTGCCGTCATGGTGGCGGCGGTTGCGGACTGGCGCGTTGCCTCCGCCGCCGGCAACAAGATCAAAAAGAAACCGGGCGAAGCCCCTCCTCCGCTCCAGCTTGCGGAGAACCCCGATATCCTGAAGACGATCGGCCATCATCCATCCCGGCCAAAGCTCGTGATCGGCTTTGCCGCCGAGACGGAAAACGTCGCCGAGAACGGCCGCGCAAAGCTTGAAAGGAAAGGCGCCGATTACATTCTCGCGAACGACGTCTCGCCCGCGACCGGTATCATGGGCGGCGACCGCAACCGAGTGAAGCTGATCGGCCGCGACAGCACCGAGGACTGGCCGGAGATGGGCAAGGACGAAGTGGCCGAAAAGCTCGCGGCGCTTATTGCCGCGAGGCTTGCCCCTTAA
- a CDS encoding class II glutamine amidotransferase, which translates to MCRWAAYRGEPLYLEELVTSPAHSLIEQSHCATRAKTATNGDGFGIAWYGDRPEPGRYRDILPAWSDCNLRSIARQIRSPLFLAHVRAATGGGTRRDNCHPFVFGRWSFMHNGQVGDFEHLRRPMENMLDDEFYAARTGTTDSELLFLLALQFGLDRDPVGACAEALGFVERLAVHLGRPVLVRFTAAFSNGHDLYAVRYASDRKAPTLYAAPMGPDGGYCLVSEPLNDDNAWAEIPDGSAVIVGENGVDVRLFGTADAPIREHVPLTSLPAGAGKGALLA; encoded by the coding sequence ATGTGCCGTTGGGCAGCCTACCGCGGAGAACCGCTTTATCTTGAGGAACTCGTAACCTCTCCGGCGCACTCGTTGATCGAACAGTCCCATTGTGCAACACGCGCGAAAACCGCGACCAACGGCGACGGGTTCGGTATTGCCTGGTACGGTGATCGTCCCGAGCCTGGCCGCTATCGCGACATCCTTCCCGCCTGGTCCGACTGCAATCTCAGGAGCATCGCCCGCCAGATCCGTTCTCCGCTGTTCCTTGCCCACGTCCGCGCAGCGACCGGCGGCGGCACGCGCCGCGACAATTGCCACCCCTTCGTATTCGGGCGCTGGTCCTTCATGCACAATGGCCAGGTCGGCGATTTCGAGCATCTGCGCCGGCCGATGGAAAACATGCTCGACGATGAGTTCTACGCTGCGCGCACCGGCACAACGGATTCGGAACTGCTTTTCCTCCTGGCCCTGCAATTTGGCCTTGACCGTGATCCGGTCGGCGCATGCGCTGAGGCGCTGGGCTTCGTCGAACGGCTTGCCGTGCACCTCGGCCGTCCGGTGCTCGTTCGCTTCACCGCCGCCTTCTCCAATGGCCATGATCTCTATGCTGTCCGCTACGCCTCCGACCGGAAGGCGCCGACGCTCTATGCCGCCCCAATGGGGCCGGATGGCGGTTATTGCCTTGTCTCCGAACCGCTCAATGACGACAACGCATGGGCGGAGATCCCGGACGGCTCGGCCGTTATCGTCGGCGAAAATGGCGTCGACGTTCGTCTTTTCGGCACCGCAGACGCTCCGATCCGGGAACACGTTCCCCTGACGTCGCTTCCTGCGGGTGCAGGAAAAGGTGCTCTACTCGCCTGA
- a CDS encoding Gfo/Idh/MocA family protein, with product MSGKRKLGVGLIGTGFMGKAHALGFTIAARVFDLPFELDLVSVADVTEESAETARAHLGFRKATADWRELLTDPDIHIIDITTPNLLHKEMALAAIAHGKHVYCEKPLAPTVADCAEMVAAAERAGIVTQVGFNYLKNPLIFLAKDIIESGEIGEIRSMRGIHAEDFMADANVPWSWRLDPRSGGGALADIGSHIIASMRHLVGPIRSVLAETVIQIAQRPVSRGAAETRTVEVDDITRAFVRFENGATGSFEASWIATGRKMQHDFEIYGSKGSIVFTQERLNEIKVYYAGDDIRSRGFRTIWAGPEHPPYGAFCVAPGHQIGFNDLKAIEVHEFLDAIAKGGKPATDFREGYEVQKVLSATYQSARTNEWVEIG from the coding sequence ATGAGCGGCAAACGCAAACTGGGCGTCGGCCTGATCGGTACGGGCTTCATGGGCAAGGCCCACGCCCTCGGCTTCACGATCGCAGCACGCGTGTTCGATCTTCCCTTCGAACTAGACCTTGTTTCCGTCGCTGACGTGACAGAAGAAAGTGCCGAGACCGCGCGAGCGCACCTCGGTTTCCGCAAGGCAACGGCGGACTGGCGCGAGCTGTTGACCGATCCGGACATCCACATCATCGACATCACCACGCCCAACCTTTTGCACAAGGAGATGGCGCTTGCGGCGATCGCCCACGGCAAGCACGTCTATTGCGAGAAGCCGCTGGCTCCGACGGTCGCCGATTGCGCGGAAATGGTCGCCGCGGCCGAGAGGGCCGGCATCGTCACCCAGGTCGGCTTCAACTATCTCAAGAACCCGCTGATCTTCCTCGCCAAGGACATCATCGAAAGCGGCGAGATCGGCGAAATCCGCTCCATGCGCGGGATTCATGCCGAGGACTTCATGGCCGATGCCAACGTTCCGTGGAGCTGGCGACTCGATCCGCGCAGCGGCGGCGGTGCGCTCGCCGATATCGGCAGCCACATCATAGCCTCCATGCGCCATCTTGTCGGACCGATCAGGTCGGTACTCGCGGAAACGGTCATCCAGATCGCTCAGCGCCCGGTCTCGCGTGGCGCGGCCGAGACGCGCACCGTCGAAGTCGATGACATCACCCGCGCCTTCGTGCGATTCGAGAACGGCGCGACCGGCAGCTTCGAGGCAAGCTGGATCGCCACCGGCCGCAAGATGCAGCATGACTTCGAAATCTACGGATCGAAGGGCAGCATTGTCTTCACTCAGGAGCGGCTGAACGAAATCAAGGTCTACTATGCAGGTGACGACATTCGCAGCCGTGGCTTCCGCACGATCTGGGCCGGACCCGAGCACCCGCCCTACGGCGCCTTTTGCGTGGCGCCGGGCCACCAGATCGGTTTCAACGATCTGAAGGCGATCGAAGTCCACGAATTTCTTGACGCGATCGCCAAGGGCGGCAAGCCCGCAACCGATTTCCGCGAGGGCTACGAGGTCCAGAAGGTGCTGTCGGCGACCTACCAATCGGCGCGGACGAACGAATGGGTCGAAATCGGCTGA
- a CDS encoding MurR/RpiR family transcriptional regulator, with product MPTPETTMDVPQDFEALKAVILERKAQLPKRLKQVAAYSLDNPDEIAFGTAASIATSADVQPSTLVRFAQHFGFEGFSSLQQIFRARLRERTPGYEERLKALSQNEHSKLESGSIFNGFVAAAHRSLDNVATSVDPEAFERAVDILAKADTIYLIAKRRSYPISSYMAYAFGKLKVKYQHVGTAAGIDDDMLAMATKQDAAFAVSFSPYASESASQARFLASRKVPVVSLTDSAFSPLAESSKIWFELVEADHAGFRSLSASMAFAMALTVAIAEKRQRVADGGAQ from the coding sequence ATGCCAACGCCGGAAACGACCATGGATGTCCCTCAGGACTTCGAGGCGCTGAAGGCCGTCATCCTCGAGCGCAAGGCGCAGCTGCCGAAGCGGCTGAAACAGGTCGCCGCCTATTCGCTCGACAATCCGGACGAGATCGCCTTCGGCACCGCAGCGAGCATCGCCACGTCCGCCGATGTCCAGCCGTCGACGCTCGTGCGCTTCGCGCAGCATTTCGGGTTCGAGGGTTTTTCGAGCCTGCAGCAGATTTTTCGAGCGCGGCTCAGGGAACGCACGCCCGGATACGAAGAGCGGCTGAAAGCGCTGAGCCAGAACGAACACAGCAAGCTCGAAAGCGGCTCGATCTTCAATGGCTTCGTCGCCGCCGCGCATCGATCGCTGGATAATGTTGCCACATCCGTCGACCCGGAGGCCTTCGAGCGCGCCGTCGACATCCTCGCCAAGGCCGACACGATCTATCTCATCGCCAAGCGCCGCTCCTACCCGATTTCCAGTTACATGGCATACGCCTTCGGCAAGCTGAAAGTGAAGTATCAGCATGTCGGGACGGCGGCCGGCATAGACGACGACATGCTGGCGATGGCGACGAAGCAGGATGCAGCCTTCGCGGTCAGCTTTTCGCCCTATGCCTCGGAAAGCGCCAGCCAGGCGCGATTCCTCGCCAGCCGCAAGGTGCCGGTCGTGTCGCTTACCGATTCGGCTTTCTCGCCACTCGCCGAATCGTCGAAGATCTGGTTCGAACTGGTCGAGGCCGACCATGCCGGTTTCCGTTCCCTTTCCGCAAGCATGGCCTTTGCGATGGCACTGACGGTGGCGATCGCCGAGAAGCGGCAGCGGGTGGCGGACGGCGGCGCTCAATAG
- a CDS encoding bifunctional 5-dehydro-2-deoxygluconokinase/5-dehydro-2-deoxyphosphogluconate aldolase: MSQSPSPQSPSAKGAKPLDLITIGRASVDLYGQQIGTRLEDVGSFAKSVGGCPCNISVGTARLGLKSALLTRVGDEQMGRFIREQLQREGVETRGIVTDPERLTALAILAVENDKSFPLLFYRDNCADNALCEDDVADDFIRSARAILVSGTHFSKPNTDAAQRKAIRIAKESGAKVVFDIDYRPNLWGLAGHDAGESRYIASDRVSAHLKTVLGDCDLIVGTEEEVLIASGEDDLLKALKTIRSLSKATIVLKRGPMGCIVYDGPISDNLEDGIVGKGFPIEVYNVLGAGDAFMSGFLRGWLTGEPHATSATWANACGAFAVSRLLCAPEIPTWTELTFFLENGSKEKALRKDEAINHVHWATTRRRDIPLLMALAIDHRSQLEDIAEGKPELLARIPAFKVLAVKAAAQVAAGRPGFGMLIDDKYGRDALYAAGAYRDFWIAKPIELPGSRPLQFEFSQDLGSRLIDWPVDHCIKVLSFFHPDDPAELKAAQIAKLRSAFEAARKVGREILIEIIASKHGTLDDLTVPRALAELYDAGLKPDWWKLEPQASRGAWAAIDAVIETRDPLCRGVVLLGLEAPYEVLKDGFAAARTSKTVKGFAVGRTIFADASKAWFAGTMTDEQAIADMAARFKALVDLWLQLGETKAA, from the coding sequence GTGAGCCAGAGTCCATCGCCCCAAAGCCCGTCGGCAAAGGGAGCCAAGCCCCTCGACCTCATCACGATCGGGCGCGCCTCGGTCGATCTTTACGGCCAGCAGATCGGCACACGGCTGGAGGATGTGGGGAGCTTTGCCAAGTCGGTCGGCGGCTGCCCCTGCAACATTTCGGTCGGCACCGCGCGCCTGGGGCTGAAATCGGCACTGCTGACGCGTGTCGGCGATGAGCAGATGGGCCGTTTCATCCGCGAGCAGCTGCAACGCGAGGGTGTTGAGACCCGCGGCATCGTCACCGATCCCGAGCGGCTGACGGCGCTCGCGATCCTCGCCGTCGAAAACGACAAGTCCTTCCCGCTGCTCTTCTATCGCGACAACTGCGCCGACAACGCGCTCTGCGAGGACGATGTCGCGGACGATTTCATCCGTTCGGCGCGCGCGATCCTTGTTTCGGGGACGCATTTCTCCAAGCCGAATACCGATGCCGCCCAGCGCAAGGCGATACGCATCGCCAAGGAGAGCGGCGCGAAGGTCGTCTTCGACATCGATTATCGCCCCAATCTCTGGGGCCTTGCCGGCCACGACGCCGGCGAAAGCCGCTATATCGCCTCCGACCGCGTCTCCGCCCACCTGAAGACCGTTCTCGGCGACTGCGATCTCATCGTCGGCACTGAGGAAGAAGTTCTGATCGCGTCCGGCGAGGACGATCTGCTCAAGGCGCTCAAAACCATCCGCTCCCTGTCCAAAGCCACGATCGTGCTGAAGCGCGGGCCGATGGGCTGCATCGTCTATGACGGCCCGATCTCCGACAATCTCGAGGACGGCATCGTCGGCAAGGGTTTTCCGATCGAGGTCTATAACGTGCTCGGCGCGGGTGATGCCTTCATGTCCGGCTTCCTGCGCGGCTGGCTGACCGGCGAACCGCATGCGACGTCCGCCACCTGGGCCAATGCCTGCGGCGCCTTCGCGGTGTCGCGCCTGCTCTGCGCGCCGGAAATCCCGACCTGGACCGAACTCACATTCTTCCTCGAAAACGGCAGCAAGGAAAAAGCGCTCCGCAAGGACGAGGCGATCAACCACGTTCACTGGGCGACGACCCGCCGCCGCGACATCCCGCTCCTGATGGCGCTTGCCATCGATCACCGCAGCCAGTTGGAGGATATTGCGGAAGGCAAGCCGGAACTTCTGGCACGCATTCCGGCCTTCAAGGTCCTGGCGGTCAAGGCAGCCGCCCAGGTCGCCGCTGGCCGGCCCGGTTTCGGCATGCTGATCGACGACAAATATGGCCGCGACGCGCTCTATGCCGCCGGCGCCTACCGCGATTTCTGGATCGCCAAGCCGATCGAGCTTCCCGGCTCGCGTCCGCTACAGTTCGAATTCAGCCAGGACCTCGGCAGCCGCCTCATCGACTGGCCGGTCGACCACTGCATCAAGGTGCTCTCGTTCTTCCATCCCGATGATCCGGCCGAGCTCAAGGCCGCGCAGATCGCCAAGCTTCGCTCCGCCTTCGAAGCGGCGCGCAAGGTCGGACGCGAGATCTTGATCGAGATCATTGCCAGCAAACACGGCACGCTCGACGATTTGACCGTTCCACGGGCGCTCGCCGAACTTTACGATGCCGGTTTGAAGCCCGATTGGTGGAAGCTGGAACCACAGGCGAGCCGAGGAGCCTGGGCGGCGATCGACGCCGTAATCGAAACGCGCGACCCGCTCTGCCGTGGCGTCGTCCTACTTGGGCTCGAAGCGCCCTACGAGGTCCTGAAGGACGGCTTTGCCGCCGCGCGGACGTCGAAGACGGTCAAGGGCTTTGCGGTCGGTCGGACGATCTTCGCCGACGCCAGCAAGGCCTGGTTTGCCGGCACCATGACCGACGAGCAGGCGATCGCCGACATGGCGGCAAGGTTCAAGGCGCTGGTGGATCTCTGGCTGCAACTGGGTGAAACAAAGGCTGCATAG
- the iolD gene encoding 3D-(3,5/4)-trihydroxycyclohexane-1,2-dione acylhydrolase (decyclizing), with translation MSHKTVRLTMAQAVARFLTKQMTIIDGERVPIFGGVFAIFGHGNVAGVGEALYSVRETLPTYRGQNEQGMANAAIAFAKASFRRRFMACTTSIGPGALNMITSAALAHVNRLPVLLLPGDVFANRRPDPVLQQVESFGDGTISANDCFRPVSRYFDRITRPEQIMPALRRAMQVLTDPADCGPVTLSLCQDVQAEAYDYPESFFDEKVWVPRRIEPDLDELAAAIALLRSAKKPIIIAGGGVLYSEASAELADFAEKHGIPVVETQAGKSSLPHSHPLNMGSVGVTGTSASNALAEEADVVLAVGSRLQDFTTGSWALFKNDGLKIIGLNVQPFDAGKHNALPLISDARAGLNRISGGLGGYKADSAWTEKAKAGKAEWLAAADKATATTNAALPSDAQVIGAVQRARGGNKTTLVCAAGGLPGELHKLWQADAPGSYHMEYGFSTMGYEVAGGLGVKLAKPDSDVVVMVGDGSYMMLNSEIASSIMLGAKITIVLLDNAGYGCINRLQMETGGANFNNLLKDTHHVTLPGIDFAAHAGAMGAVTRKVASIPELEAALAETAEEQRTTVIVIDTDPLIATEAGGHWWDVAVPEVSDREQVKAAREGYEKALQSQRFG, from the coding sequence ATGAGCCACAAAACTGTGCGCCTCACCATGGCCCAGGCCGTGGCGCGGTTCCTGACCAAACAGATGACGATCATCGACGGCGAGCGCGTGCCGATCTTCGGCGGCGTCTTCGCCATCTTCGGCCACGGCAACGTCGCCGGTGTCGGCGAGGCGCTCTACTCCGTGCGGGAAACGCTGCCGACCTACCGCGGGCAGAACGAGCAAGGCATGGCGAACGCGGCGATTGCATTTGCCAAAGCGAGCTTCCGCCGCCGCTTCATGGCCTGCACGACCTCGATCGGCCCCGGCGCGCTCAATATGATCACCTCGGCGGCGCTCGCCCATGTCAACCGCCTGCCGGTTCTCCTTCTGCCAGGCGACGTCTTCGCCAACCGCCGGCCCGATCCGGTGCTGCAGCAGGTGGAGAGCTTCGGCGACGGCACGATCTCGGCGAACGACTGCTTCCGCCCGGTCTCGCGCTATTTCGACCGCATCACCCGGCCGGAACAGATCATGCCGGCGCTGCGTCGCGCCATGCAGGTTCTGACCGACCCGGCCGATTGCGGCCCGGTCACACTCTCGCTCTGCCAGGACGTCCAGGCGGAAGCCTACGACTATCCGGAATCCTTCTTCGACGAGAAGGTGTGGGTGCCCCGGCGGATCGAGCCCGATCTCGACGAGCTGGCTGCGGCGATCGCGTTGCTCAGGTCCGCCAAGAAACCGATCATCATCGCTGGCGGCGGCGTGCTCTATTCGGAAGCAAGCGCGGAGCTCGCGGACTTTGCCGAAAAGCACGGCATTCCCGTGGTGGAAACCCAGGCCGGAAAATCCTCGCTGCCGCATTCCCACCCGCTCAACATGGGATCGGTTGGCGTCACCGGCACGTCCGCCTCCAACGCGCTCGCCGAGGAGGCCGATGTGGTGCTTGCCGTCGGCTCGCGGCTCCAGGATTTCACCACCGGTTCCTGGGCGCTCTTCAAGAACGATGGGCTGAAGATCATCGGCCTCAACGTGCAACCCTTCGACGCTGGCAAGCACAATGCCCTGCCGCTGATTTCCGATGCGCGGGCCGGCCTCAATCGGATTTCCGGCGGGCTTGGCGGCTACAAGGCCGACAGTGCCTGGACCGAGAAGGCCAAGGCTGGCAAGGCCGAGTGGCTGGCCGCGGCCGACAAGGCGACGGCCACCACCAATGCGGCGCTTCCCTCGGACGCCCAAGTGATCGGCGCCGTCCAGCGTGCGCGCGGCGGCAACAAGACGACGCTCGTCTGTGCGGCCGGCGGACTCCCTGGCGAACTGCACAAGCTGTGGCAGGCGGACGCGCCAGGCAGCTATCATATGGAATACGGCTTCTCGACCATGGGCTATGAAGTGGCCGGCGGCCTCGGCGTCAAGCTCGCCAAGCCCGACAGTGACGTGGTCGTCATGGTCGGCGACGGCAGCTACATGATGCTGAATTCAGAGATCGCCTCCTCGATCATGCTCGGTGCCAAAATCACCATCGTGCTGCTCGATAATGCCGGCTATGGCTGCATCAACCGGCTGCAGATGGAAACCGGCGGCGCCAACTTCAACAATCTGTTGAAGGACACGCATCACGTGACGCTGCCGGGCATCGATTTTGCCGCCCATGCCGGCGCCATGGGCGCGGTCACCCGCAAGGTCGCCTCGATTCCGGAACTCGAAGCCGCTCTCGCCGAAACGGCGGAGGAACAGCGCACGACCGTCATTGTCATCGATACCGATCCGCTGATAGCCACCGAGGCGGGCGGCCATTGGTGGGATGTCGCGGTTCCGGAGGTTTCGGATCGCGAGCAGGTGAAGGCGGCCCGCGAGGGGTATGAGAAGGCGCTCCAATCGCAGCGCTTCGGGTGA
- the iolE gene encoding myo-inosose-2 dehydratase, whose product MIRYGTNPIAWSNDDDHSIGAHLTLEDCLSDCQKIGFDGIEKGHKMPSDPEALKQKLASYDLVFVSGWHSTNLLTHDVEAEKKAIQPHLDLLKHNGCKVAIVCETSNAIHGDDSKSVANDKPVLPADQWKKFGADLEAIAQYCADQGIDLVYHHHMGTIVQTGEEIDLLMQHTGPATKLLLDTGHAWFGGSDPAEVARKYMHRVRHIHCKNVRPAIRKEVESQGLSFLEGVRRGVFTVPGDSEGGVDFLPVLKIAAEHGYNGWLVIEAEQDSAVRNPFEYQSLGLKSLKAFAKEAGLDK is encoded by the coding sequence ATGATCCGCTACGGAACCAACCCGATTGCCTGGAGCAATGACGACGACCATTCGATCGGCGCGCATCTGACGCTCGAGGATTGCCTTTCCGATTGCCAGAAGATCGGCTTCGACGGCATCGAGAAGGGCCACAAGATGCCCTCCGACCCGGAGGCGCTGAAGCAGAAGCTCGCCTCCTATGACCTCGTCTTCGTCTCCGGCTGGCACTCCACCAACCTTCTGACGCATGATGTCGAAGCCGAGAAGAAGGCGATCCAGCCGCATCTCGATCTCCTGAAGCACAATGGCTGCAAGGTGGCGATCGTCTGCGAAACCTCCAATGCCATTCACGGCGACGATTCGAAATCGGTCGCCAATGACAAGCCGGTGCTGCCGGCGGACCAGTGGAAGAAGTTCGGCGCCGATCTTGAAGCGATCGCTCAATATTGCGCCGACCAGGGCATCGATCTCGTCTATCACCATCACATGGGCACGATCGTCCAGACCGGCGAGGAGATCGATCTGCTGATGCAGCACACGGGACCAGCGACGAAGCTCTTGCTCGACACCGGCCACGCTTGGTTCGGCGGCTCCGATCCGGCGGAAGTCGCGCGGAAATACATGCATCGCGTTCGCCATATCCATTGCAAGAATGTCCGTCCCGCGATCCGCAAGGAAGTGGAGAGCCAGGGCCTCTCCTTCCTCGAGGGCGTGCGCCGTGGCGTCTTCACGGTGCCGGGCGACTCCGAAGGCGGCGTCGACTTTCTGCCCGTGCTGAAAATCGCAGCCGAACACGGCTATAATGGCTGGTTGGTGATCGAGGCGGAGCAGGACTCGGCCGTGCGCAATCCGTTCGAGTACCAGTCGCTCGGGCTGAAATCGCTGAAAGCGTTTGCGAAAGAAGCGGGGCTGGATAAGTAA
- the iolB gene encoding 5-deoxy-glucuronate isomerase encodes MSKLLVKPKAQSGLMQEITPESAGWTYVGFALNRLKSGEATAGEAGEKELCLVLVSGKAKISVDGEDFGELGERMTPFEGQPYAVYVPKGSKWRAEATTDLDLAICSAPGGEGFKAKVIRPGTHPQMTRGKGTNTRYVTNIMPEDDGSAQSLLVVEVITPGGHTSSYPPHKHDQDNLPAESYLEETYYHRLNPPQGFAMQRVYTDDRSLDETMAVEDGDVTLVPKGYHPVAAVHGYDVYYLNVMAGPKRIWKFHNAKEHEWLFTGI; translated from the coding sequence ATGTCCAAATTGCTCGTCAAACCCAAGGCACAATCCGGGCTGATGCAGGAAATCACGCCCGAGAGCGCCGGCTGGACCTATGTCGGTTTCGCCCTCAACCGCTTGAAGTCCGGCGAAGCGACGGCGGGCGAAGCCGGTGAGAAGGAACTCTGCCTCGTTCTCGTCAGCGGTAAGGCGAAGATTTCCGTCGACGGTGAAGACTTCGGCGAACTCGGCGAGCGCATGACGCCCTTCGAGGGACAGCCTTATGCCGTCTATGTACCGAAGGGCAGCAAGTGGCGGGCTGAGGCGACGACCGACCTCGATCTTGCGATCTGCTCCGCGCCCGGTGGCGAGGGCTTCAAGGCCAAGGTCATCCGTCCCGGCACGCACCCGCAGATGACGCGCGGCAAGGGCACCAACACCCGTTATGTCACCAACATCATGCCGGAGGACGACGGATCGGCACAGTCGCTGCTCGTCGTCGAGGTGATTACGCCGGGCGGGCACACCTCATCCTATCCGCCGCACAAGCACGATCAGGACAACCTGCCGGCCGAAAGCTATCTTGAGGAAACCTATTACCACCGCCTCAATCCGCCGCAGGGCTTTGCGATGCAGCGCGTCTACACGGACGATCGCTCGCTCGACGAAACGATGGCGGTGGAGGACGGCGACGTCACGCTTGTGCCGAAGGGTTATCACCCTGTCGCGGCCGTTCACGGTTACGACGTCTATTATTTGAACGTCATGGCGGGACCGAAGCGGATTTGGAAGTTCCATAACGCCAAGGAACATGAGTGGTTGTTCACCGGCATCTGA
- a CDS encoding GFA family protein, with protein MRIDGQCHCGYVTYEAEIDPDDVSICHCTDCQQLTGSAYRVTASTPRTSFHLTGAEPKLYVKIAENGRKRLQFFCPECGSPIYTTGTDEDAEEIGIRLGTINQRRALAPRSQIWCSSALPWVDVSKLPGEPRD; from the coding sequence ATGCGGATCGATGGTCAATGCCATTGCGGCTATGTCACCTACGAGGCGGAGATCGACCCGGACGACGTGTCGATCTGCCATTGCACCGATTGCCAGCAACTGACAGGCTCGGCCTATCGCGTCACCGCGAGCACGCCGCGGACGTCCTTCCATCTGACCGGCGCCGAGCCGAAACTTTACGTCAAGATCGCCGAGAATGGGCGAAAGCGCCTGCAGTTCTTCTGCCCTGAATGCGGCTCGCCGATCTATACGACGGGCACGGACGAGGACGCCGAGGAGATCGGCATCCGTCTTGGCACGATCAACCAGCGGCGCGCGCTTGCGCCGCGGTCGCAGATCTGGTGCTCGTCCGCCCTGCCTTGGGTTGACGTCAGCAAGCTGCCGGGCGAGCCGCGGGACTAA